From a region of the Blastopirellula marina genome:
- a CDS encoding DnaA ATPase domain-containing protein — MVTEDIEILPALRLAMIDRVGQDRFELWFGTNNTQLRLGEGCLLIESTSRMNLDFLRKNFHEAIRQALSDVQLPGHQVIYREGSAPVPKAPSPSAVKAEKKMPSAASSTQPTRASSSSSTIIQRRRFASLKDFVVSDCNSMAKTAATMVLQQPGQISPLYIHGPSGSGKTHLLEGIYGLAQQKKELGRVVYLSAEQFTTYFLEALQTSGVASFRRKYRDVGVLIIDDVQFFAGKRATKTELLHTLDAITRRGGQVVLAGNQRPTELSALGTELVARFSSGLICKVDPLDETCKTAMIQRLAEKRGVALTESVAHWLTRQLPGEGRLVSGAINRLWAYCAVEGNTLSIPVLENLLADLIPQRSSMMRLDDVEQAVCRVFGVDTKLLRSQSKSRRASNPRMLAMWLARKHTGAALSDICLHFQRRSHSTVISAEKKVNKWLADDSIVQIADRSLKAQEAIELAEAELRSSR, encoded by the coding sequence GTGGTCACGGAAGACATCGAAATTCTGCCCGCGTTGCGTCTTGCAATGATTGATAGGGTAGGACAAGATCGCTTCGAACTTTGGTTCGGTACGAACAACACGCAGCTTCGCCTTGGCGAAGGGTGTTTGTTGATCGAATCGACAAGTCGAATGAATCTCGATTTCCTCCGCAAGAACTTCCACGAGGCAATTCGTCAGGCCCTTTCCGACGTCCAACTGCCAGGGCATCAAGTCATCTACCGCGAAGGATCGGCCCCGGTTCCTAAAGCTCCATCGCCATCCGCCGTGAAAGCGGAAAAGAAGATGCCATCAGCGGCTTCGAGTACCCAACCGACTCGCGCTTCGTCGAGCAGTTCGACGATTATCCAGCGCCGCCGGTTCGCCTCGCTGAAGGACTTTGTCGTAAGCGATTGCAACTCGATGGCCAAAACGGCCGCCACGATGGTGCTTCAGCAGCCAGGTCAGATTTCGCCACTATATATCCATGGTCCATCGGGTAGTGGGAAAACCCATCTGCTGGAAGGTATCTACGGTCTGGCGCAGCAGAAGAAAGAACTCGGCCGCGTCGTGTACCTCTCGGCAGAGCAGTTCACAACCTACTTCCTGGAAGCCTTGCAAACTTCTGGTGTGGCCAGCTTCCGCCGCAAGTATCGTGATGTCGGTGTGCTGATCATTGACGACGTGCAGTTCTTTGCCGGCAAACGAGCTACCAAGACAGAACTCCTTCATACACTCGATGCGATCACGCGTCGTGGCGGTCAGGTCGTTTTGGCCGGTAACCAACGCCCAACCGAACTTTCGGCCCTGGGTACCGAACTGGTTGCCCGTTTCTCGAGCGGTTTGATCTGCAAAGTCGACCCCCTGGACGAAACCTGCAAGACGGCCATGATTCAGCGTCTGGCTGAAAAGCGGGGTGTTGCGTTGACCGAATCGGTCGCCCATTGGCTTACCCGCCAATTGCCTGGCGAAGGTCGGCTTGTTTCGGGCGCAATCAACCGCCTGTGGGCCTACTGCGCCGTGGAAGGAAATACGTTATCCATTCCCGTGCTGGAAAACCTCTTGGCCGATCTCATCCCGCAACGCAGCAGTATGATGCGATTGGATGACGTCGAACAGGCCGTTTGCCGCGTGTTTGGCGTTGATACGAAGCTACTTCGATCGCAATCCAAATCTCGCCGAGCGAGCAACCCTCGCATGTTGGCGATGTGGCTGGCACGCAAACACACGGGTGCCGCCTTGTCCGATATCTGTTTGCACTTTCAGCGTCGTAGTCACAGCACGGTGATCTCGGCCGAGAAGAAAGTGAACAAGTGGCTCGCCGACGACTCGATCGTGCAGATTGCCGATCGCTCTTTGAAAGCTCAGGAGGCCATCGAACTGGCCGAGGCCGAGCTTCGCTCAAGCCGTTAA
- a CDS encoding DUF6690 family protein, with the protein MFRRTVMFWVAAAASFGVPYSYYNPTVRETASSYWNKASELVPSGESAPAASIAGEGNPTPQNQVSAPTAPVAAAKPLGPPSAAPVFEQFDHFINFNANPRWIMETWPRVSTTLSDVRLEGLRVPLVSGSRIDDIAGSLTYYFDQDKVLQRITFHGTTGDERRLVGMLTQHYKFESEPAVAGSLYMVKWNGEPVSVLRVEPAAVINQNLPHTRLKIDLEINRPSRYYSLSPEMAKLVDRDKHAGRWGFK; encoded by the coding sequence GTGTTTCGTCGAACGGTCATGTTCTGGGTTGCCGCAGCCGCCAGTTTTGGTGTGCCGTATAGCTATTACAACCCCACCGTGCGCGAAACGGCTAGTTCCTATTGGAACAAGGCCAGCGAACTTGTGCCATCGGGGGAAAGTGCTCCTGCGGCCTCGATTGCCGGTGAAGGTAATCCCACCCCTCAAAACCAGGTGAGTGCTCCCACGGCACCTGTGGCTGCCGCGAAACCTCTCGGTCCCCCTTCTGCTGCTCCTGTGTTCGAGCAGTTCGATCACTTCATCAACTTTAATGCCAACCCTCGTTGGATCATGGAAACATGGCCCCGGGTGAGCACCACGCTGTCTGACGTTCGTCTGGAAGGCCTGCGTGTGCCGCTGGTCAGTGGCTCGCGCATCGATGATATAGCCGGATCGCTGACGTACTACTTCGATCAAGACAAAGTCTTGCAGCGGATTACGTTTCATGGAACCACCGGCGATGAACGCCGCCTGGTTGGCATGCTCACGCAGCACTACAAGTTCGAGTCAGAGCCCGCCGTGGCCGGATCGCTGTACATGGTGAAATGGAACGGAGAACCGGTGAGCGTGTTGCGCGTCGAGCCGGCGGCGGTGATCAATCAGAACCTGCCCCACACGCGGTTGAAGATCGATCTCGAGATCAATCGCCCGTCTCGCTATTACTCGCTGAGCCCTGAGATGGCCAAGCTAGTCGACCGCGACAAACATGCCGGTCGCTGGGGCTTCAAATAA